One genomic region from Sphingobacterium multivorum encodes:
- a CDS encoding heme/hemin ABC transporter substrate-binding protein, producing MSRFYVIILCFLMQIGGWARAQQRIITLNSSLTETIYGLGIGERMVATDVTSISPKAAAALPRVSKNRSISAEGLLSFKPSIVIANEGDVSKAVIHQIRAAGVKFVSIKPSYSVSGALRYIQEVADAVGESAAGKSLVSRTKLSLDHTIELVKKENQGKAAPKVLFLYARGTGTMSVAGKGSSLDAMINLAGGKNAVQEFSDFKPYTTEALVQANPDIVLLFDFGASSLGGQDAILKLPGMRITNAGKNERILVMNASLLVNFSNRLPDAILALHRGFGKVMDSK from the coding sequence ATGAGTAGATTTTATGTTATTATACTGTGTTTTTTGATGCAAATCGGTGGATGGGCGAGGGCACAGCAGAGAATCATTACGTTAAACAGTTCGTTGACCGAAACGATCTACGGACTGGGAATAGGTGAGCGCATGGTCGCTACCGATGTGACAAGTATATCGCCCAAAGCAGCGGCGGCCTTGCCGAGGGTAAGCAAGAACCGTTCGATATCGGCCGAAGGTTTATTATCTTTTAAGCCAAGCATCGTCATTGCAAATGAAGGTGATGTATCCAAAGCAGTCATTCATCAGATTCGCGCGGCTGGCGTGAAGTTTGTCTCCATTAAGCCCAGCTATTCTGTTTCGGGTGCGCTTCGTTACATCCAGGAGGTGGCAGATGCCGTCGGTGAATCTGCTGCCGGTAAAAGTCTGGTTTCACGAACAAAATTGAGCCTGGATCATACCATAGAATTGGTGAAAAAGGAAAACCAAGGTAAAGCAGCACCCAAAGTATTGTTTTTATATGCCCGTGGTACGGGTACCATGAGCGTGGCGGGTAAAGGCAGTAGTCTAGATGCGATGATTAATCTGGCTGGTGGTAAAAACGCCGTTCAGGAATTTTCGGATTTCAAACCCTATACAACGGAAGCGCTGGTGCAGGCCAATCCAGATATTGTGTTGCTATTTGATTTTGGCGCAAGTAGTCTTGGGGGGCAGGATGCTATCCTTAAATTGCCGGGTATGCGTATCACGAATGCGGGTAAAAACGAACGTATCTTGGTGATGAATGCCTCGCTGCTGGTCAATTTCAGTAATCGGCTGCCAGATGCGATCTTAGCATTGCACCGTGGATTTGGAAAAGTGATGGATTCAAAATAA
- a CDS encoding FecCD family ABC transporter permease — MQKKQKFILVALGLVLGVVSIVALGLGAYPISPADILTMLMQKLHLGSAGVVHNMQADVLFEIRMPRLLLGLLVGAALGISGAAIQGIFRNPLAEPGLIGISSGASLFAVLIIAFETFLFTSLAAWIGYYILAFGAFVGAGLTAFLVYRIASKNGRPNVTTMLLAGIAINAFAGALTGLMTYMSTEQQLRTITFWMLGSLGGATWDNLRALAPFILIPLLILPLFGKSLNAFSLGELQADLLGMRTDRVKRWVVVLSTLAVGASVAVSGIIGFVGLIVPHTVRLMGGADHRFVLPGSLLLGALVLTLADVIARVAVAPIELPIGVITALLGTPVFLYILIKDK; from the coding sequence GTGCAAAAGAAACAGAAATTTATTCTAGTGGCTTTGGGCCTGGTATTGGGTGTCGTCAGTATTGTTGCCTTGGGGTTGGGGGCTTACCCTATTTCGCCCGCGGATATCTTAACGATGTTGATGCAAAAATTGCACTTGGGGAGTGCCGGAGTTGTGCATAATATGCAAGCAGATGTTCTTTTCGAGATTCGTATGCCGCGTCTTTTGCTTGGACTTTTGGTGGGGGCAGCATTGGGTATATCCGGTGCTGCGATCCAGGGTATATTCCGCAACCCCTTAGCGGAGCCCGGATTGATCGGGATTTCATCTGGAGCTTCCCTTTTTGCGGTACTGATCATTGCCTTTGAGACTTTTCTATTCACCTCTTTGGCTGCTTGGATTGGCTATTATATATTGGCTTTTGGCGCTTTTGTGGGCGCTGGTTTAACCGCTTTTTTGGTTTACCGTATTGCCAGTAAAAATGGCCGCCCCAATGTGACGACGATGCTGTTGGCGGGTATTGCCATCAATGCCTTTGCGGGTGCGCTGACAGGTTTGATGACCTATATGTCTACAGAGCAACAGTTACGTACCATCACTTTTTGGATGCTGGGCAGTCTTGGTGGGGCTACTTGGGATAACTTAAGAGCTTTGGCGCCATTTATTTTGATCCCGCTGCTGATCTTGCCCTTATTTGGAAAGTCGCTGAATGCCTTTTCCCTTGGGGAGTTGCAGGCAGATCTTTTGGGTATGCGTACCGATCGCGTCAAACGCTGGGTGGTTGTTTTATCCACACTTGCTGTGGGAGCATCAGTTGCGGTATCGGGTATTATTGGTTTTGTCGGACTGATTGTTCCGCATACCGTTCGCTTGATGGGTGGAGCGGATCACCGATTTGTGCTTCCGGGTTCATTATTATTGGGGGCGCTGGTGCTGACGTTGGCAGACGTGATTGCACGGGTCGCTGTGGCACCCATCGAATTGCCCATCGGCGTGATTACAGCTTTACTGGGCACACCGGTATTCTTGTATATTTTAATCAAAGATAAATAG
- a CDS encoding heme ABC transporter ATP-binding protein encodes MLRVEKINYEVNGRKLLKDITFQVRKGEILAILGANGAGKSTLMGVLCGEKKPDSGAVHLNGKALSAYEPAALAKCRALLSQQQQMTLSFNVEEIVLMGRYPHYKNTPKQEDYKIVAETMELCGVSAFAERDFLSLSGGEQQRVHLARILAQIWDNPDALLLLDEPISALDLHYQQKVLAIARALARKGFMVVLIVHDVNFAAMYADRILMLKNGRKLFHGTPVEVLAQKEIYTIFSVESNVIMNPRTLKPYVQLEEMDIDLD; translated from the coding sequence ATGCTACGTGTAGAGAAGATCAACTACGAAGTGAACGGACGAAAGCTTCTGAAGGATATTACCTTTCAGGTACGTAAAGGTGAAATTCTGGCAATCCTCGGAGCTAATGGCGCTGGTAAGTCGACGCTGATGGGGGTGCTTTGTGGTGAAAAGAAACCGGATTCGGGAGCTGTTCATCTCAATGGCAAGGCGCTGTCTGCATACGAACCTGCGGCTTTGGCCAAATGTAGGGCTTTGCTGAGCCAACAACAGCAGATGACATTGAGCTTTAACGTAGAAGAGATTGTGCTAATGGGTCGGTATCCGCATTATAAGAATACACCCAAACAAGAGGACTATAAGATCGTGGCCGAAACTATGGAACTTTGCGGGGTATCTGCTTTTGCTGAACGGGATTTTTTGAGCCTTTCCGGCGGTGAACAACAGCGTGTTCATCTTGCACGTATCCTAGCACAGATATGGGATAATCCAGATGCACTGTTGTTATTGGACGAACCTATTTCTGCATTGGATCTGCATTATCAGCAGAAAGTATTGGCCATTGCACGTGCACTTGCCCGAAAAGGATTTATGGTGGTGCTGATCGTGCACGACGTTAATTTTGCTGCCATGTATGCCGATCGTATTCTGATGCTCAAAAATGGTCGCAAGCTTTTTCATGGTACACCGGTGGAAGTATTGGCCCAAAAAGAGATCTATACCATCTTTTCGGTCGAGTCAAATGTCATTATGAACCCAAGAACATTGAAACCTTATGTTCAGTTGGAGGAAATGGATATTGACTTGGATTAA
- a CDS encoding helix-turn-helix transcriptional regulator produces the protein MLVKSKIVELADWLFEEEIPDSYVPDKPLVENRISISKDPVHMENFQLSTSGLFILHAKMQFDRPVQVLTEIEGETITSQFIFFKPTDSKLPYGMSRHNIRYIPSVNSIHEVEPGIEYTYFIAVISKEYYLNLIKRDSLLHQQFVHEIEKGEYVSFSEEDLMATYEMQHTISELIESKKKGEIRRLHTESRIVELLMYQFEQYNEKTESSDVLFHEEDVQRLEMARQILEQRIANPPTQKELAAEVLTSESKLRKDFKEYFSVTIHDYLTRVRMEKAKSYLLEDKMTVYEVALLTGYGHQNNFSSAFKKYYGISPGELKM, from the coding sequence ATGTTGGTGAAAAGTAAAATAGTAGAGTTGGCAGATTGGCTTTTTGAAGAAGAAATTCCGGATAGCTATGTTCCCGACAAACCGTTGGTCGAAAATAGAATCTCGATTTCCAAGGACCCAGTCCATATGGAGAATTTTCAACTTTCGACATCGGGGTTGTTTATCCTGCATGCTAAGATGCAGTTTGACCGGCCGGTGCAGGTTCTTACTGAAATTGAGGGTGAGACGATAACAAGTCAGTTTATTTTCTTCAAGCCGACAGATAGCAAATTGCCTTATGGCATGAGCCGGCATAACATACGTTATATTCCTTCGGTCAACTCCATCCATGAAGTGGAACCCGGTATTGAATATACTTATTTTATAGCCGTTATTTCCAAGGAGTACTACCTCAATCTGATCAAACGCGATTCGTTATTGCATCAGCAATTTGTACACGAGATCGAAAAAGGCGAATACGTTTCCTTCTCCGAAGAAGATCTGATGGCGACCTATGAGATGCAGCATACCATAAGCGAGCTGATTGAATCCAAAAAAAAGGGCGAAATCCGCAGGCTTCATACCGAGTCGCGTATTGTTGAGCTGCTAATGTATCAATTTGAGCAATACAATGAGAAAACTGAAAGCAGTGATGTGCTCTTTCATGAGGAGGATGTGCAGCGACTGGAGATGGCAAGACAGATTCTTGAACAGCGTATTGCCAATCCACCGACGCAAAAAGAACTGGCCGCGGAGGTGCTAACCAGTGAAAGTAAATTGCGTAAGGACTTTAAGGAATATTTTTCAGTGACCATTCACGACTACCTTACACGGGTGCGGATGGAAAAAGCCAAAAGTTATCTGCTCGAAGATAAAATGACCGTCTATGAAGTGGCCTTGTTGACGGGCTATGGTCACCAGAATAATTTTAGCAGTGCGTTTAAAAAATATTACGGAATCTCTCCCGGGGAGCTCAAGATGTAA
- the pdeM gene encoding ligase-associated DNA damage response endonuclease PdeM, translating into MKIGEQTITFNKQELTLNTQRSIYWKDQKTLILSDLHLGKAAHFRKHGIAIPTDTAITDLTRLESLIAYYQAKQVIVVGDLIHAGINQEVLLLESFRQRHPELHLHLVKGNHDRLSQQMGIRFGIEHHKEVFEMQQIQFKHHPADAADSSSFRISGHIHPGISLVIPPKRKVRLPCFLVCTHQIILPAFSTFTGLDSKDLSSLYQSYAISDDHIFPIRRN; encoded by the coding sequence ATGAAAATCGGAGAACAAACAATTACATTCAATAAACAGGAATTAACCCTTAACACACAACGCTCTATATACTGGAAAGACCAAAAAACGTTAATCTTATCTGACCTGCATCTGGGCAAAGCGGCACATTTCAGGAAGCATGGCATTGCTATCCCGACGGATACTGCCATAACGGACCTTACTCGATTAGAATCCCTAATAGCGTACTATCAAGCTAAGCAAGTCATCGTTGTCGGCGATCTCATTCATGCCGGCATCAATCAGGAAGTACTTTTACTGGAATCATTCAGACAACGCCACCCTGAGCTCCACCTTCATCTTGTCAAAGGCAATCACGACCGCCTATCGCAACAAATGGGCATTCGCTTCGGTATAGAGCATCATAAAGAAGTTTTCGAAATGCAACAGATCCAATTTAAACACCACCCCGCTGATGCAGCAGATTCCTCTTCATTTCGGATTAGTGGCCATATCCATCCGGGTATCAGCCTGGTTATTCCACCGAAACGGAAGGTTCGCCTACCCTGTTTTCTGGTATGTACTCATCAGATTATCCTTCCCGCTTTTAGTACTTTTACGGGATTGGACAGCAAAGACCTGTCTTCCCTATATCAAAGTTATGCTATTTCGGACGATCATATCTTCCCGATCAGAAGAAACTAA
- a CDS encoding ligase-associated DNA damage response DEXH box helicase, translating into MNAKIAHSEGFRIISDYFKSQGNTPFSFQTRAWEKYAQGYSGLVIAPTGFGKTFSLFMAVLMDFLNHPEHYQKGLKLLWITPLRSLAKDLARAMQTAIDEIGLDWIVQVRNGDTDPKIKAQQTRSMPDVLLVTPESLHLLLAQKQRDKYFKNLRCVTVDEWHELMGNKRGVMVELALSFLEAYTKNLRVWGITATIGNLNEAMDVLLPTAIKRIQIIAKEKKKIAIKPIFPSTVELLPWAGHLGGNLVDQVVPIILASKSTIIFTNTRSQSEMWYQLLLQAHPDFAGQIALHHSSIDAHIREWIEDNLSSGKLKAVVSTSSLDLGVDFKPVDTVVQVGSSKGVARFMQRAGRSGHSPFETSTIYFVPTHSLELIEVAALKEAVKTQTIENRDPMVQTFDVLVQFMVTIALGGGFRSEELHAIVASTHAFHYMETEEWQWCMYFITAGGKIGKRYEEFHKVIQDEEGKWIIKNRRLALLHRLNIGAIVGDAMMRVKFLSGGYIGMIEEYFISKLKKGERFILAGRILELVMVKEMTVFVRNSSGKAITPSWLGGRLPLSSNLSHFLRKKLAAAASAPSSEKELHFLAPLIEKQAELSAVPSEAEFLVEHIKTREGHHLFFYPLEGRLIHEVMAALVAYRISKLYPISFSMAMNDYGFELYSDKEIQLSQMQLEQVLSRSNLMEDVISSINSAEMASRKFRDIAVISGLVVQNYPGTQQNNKSLQASSGIIFRVLMEHDPTNLLLKQAFTEVFNQQLEEHRLINAFERINQSKIRYTFVEEYTPLSFPIKVDSLRQSLSSEALIERIQRMEKTNAQKKKRRK; encoded by the coding sequence TTGAACGCAAAGATAGCACATAGTGAAGGTTTTCGAATAATCAGTGATTATTTCAAATCGCAGGGAAATACCCCTTTTAGCTTCCAGACCAGGGCCTGGGAAAAATATGCGCAAGGATACAGCGGGCTGGTTATCGCGCCCACAGGGTTTGGAAAGACCTTCTCCCTATTTATGGCGGTATTGATGGACTTCCTCAATCATCCGGAACATTACCAAAAGGGCCTAAAGCTCCTCTGGATTACACCTCTACGCTCCTTGGCCAAAGATCTTGCGCGGGCCATGCAAACAGCAATAGACGAAATTGGACTCGACTGGATCGTACAGGTGCGTAATGGTGACACCGATCCCAAGATCAAAGCGCAGCAAACCCGCTCCATGCCTGACGTTTTGCTTGTTACTCCAGAAAGCCTGCACTTATTGCTTGCTCAAAAACAACGCGATAAATATTTTAAAAATCTCCGATGTGTGACGGTAGACGAGTGGCACGAGCTCATGGGCAACAAAAGGGGCGTAATGGTCGAACTGGCACTTTCCTTTTTGGAAGCATATACAAAAAACCTACGCGTCTGGGGTATCACAGCCACCATCGGCAATCTCAATGAAGCAATGGATGTTTTGCTCCCCACAGCCATAAAACGTATCCAGATTATTGCCAAAGAGAAAAAGAAAATTGCCATCAAACCGATATTCCCCAGCACAGTGGAACTGCTTCCCTGGGCAGGGCACCTCGGCGGCAACCTCGTAGATCAGGTCGTCCCGATTATACTTGCCAGCAAAAGCACCATTATCTTTACCAACACACGGAGCCAAAGTGAGATGTGGTACCAATTGCTGTTGCAGGCTCACCCCGATTTTGCCGGACAAATCGCCTTGCACCACAGCTCCATTGACGCGCATATCCGCGAATGGATCGAGGACAATCTCAGCAGCGGCAAACTTAAAGCAGTCGTATCGACCTCTTCCTTGGACTTAGGGGTAGATTTCAAACCCGTGGATACAGTGGTACAGGTTGGATCAAGTAAAGGTGTAGCTCGATTTATGCAACGTGCTGGAAGAAGCGGACATAGCCCTTTCGAAACCTCCACGATCTATTTCGTTCCCACACACTCCCTGGAGCTCATCGAAGTCGCCGCCCTGAAGGAGGCCGTAAAAACGCAGACGATTGAAAACCGGGATCCCATGGTTCAGACCTTCGATGTGCTTGTTCAATTCATGGTAACCATCGCCTTGGGCGGTGGATTTCGTTCGGAAGAATTGCATGCCATCGTCGCCAGTACCCATGCCTTTCACTACATGGAAACGGAAGAATGGCAATGGTGTATGTATTTTATTACCGCGGGTGGAAAAATTGGAAAACGCTACGAAGAATTTCACAAGGTTATCCAGGATGAAGAAGGCAAATGGATCATTAAAAACCGCCGTCTTGCACTGCTTCACAGACTCAATATCGGTGCCATTGTCGGTGATGCCATGATGCGTGTTAAGTTTCTCTCCGGTGGCTACATCGGCATGATCGAAGAATATTTTATTAGCAAACTTAAAAAAGGTGAACGCTTTATCCTTGCGGGGCGGATACTCGAACTTGTGATGGTGAAGGAAATGACCGTATTCGTAAGAAATTCGTCGGGTAAAGCCATTACTCCGAGCTGGCTCGGTGGAAGACTTCCCTTATCATCCAATTTGAGCCATTTCCTGAGAAAAAAATTGGCTGCAGCAGCCAGCGCTCCCTCCAGTGAAAAAGAGCTTCATTTCCTGGCGCCACTGATCGAAAAACAGGCTGAACTTTCAGCCGTGCCAAGTGAAGCGGAATTCCTCGTCGAACATATCAAAACCAGAGAAGGTCATCATCTATTTTTCTACCCCTTGGAAGGCCGATTGATCCATGAAGTCATGGCAGCGCTTGTCGCCTACCGCATCAGCAAGTTGTACCCGATCAGCTTTTCCATGGCCATGAACGACTATGGCTTCGAACTCTATTCCGATAAGGAAATTCAGCTCAGTCAAATGCAGCTCGAACAGGTATTGAGCCGCAGCAATTTGATGGAAGATGTGATCAGTAGTATTAACTCTGCAGAAATGGCCAGCCGCAAATTTAGGGATATCGCCGTCATTTCCGGGCTGGTTGTCCAAAACTATCCCGGCACCCAGCAAAACAACAAATCGTTGCAGGCCTCATCAGGGATTATTTTTCGTGTATTAATGGAACACGATCCCACTAATCTTTTGCTCAAACAGGCTTTTACCGAAGTATTCAACCAGCAACTGGAAGAACATCGGTTAATAAATGCATTCGAAAGGATCAATCAGAGCAAAATACGTTATACCTTTGTCGAAGAGTATACGCCATTGAGCTTTCCGATAAAAGTGGATAGCCTCCGGCAATCCCTGTCGAGCGAAGCCTTGATTGAACGGATTCAACGCATGGAAAAGACCAATGCTCAAAAAAAGAAGCGCAGAAAATGA
- a CDS encoding ATP-dependent DNA ligase, translating to MKEFATLIHALDSSNKTNSKKEAILTFFNQASEKDKLWFLALMTGKRPKRSIAIKDLKTWTLEITGIPEWLFIESYAAVGDLAETLSLLLPPPSQLIEKSLSEWMDEIIAIRDDSIAQKKAFVLRSWNALNTVERFIFNKLLGGSFRLGVSDKGLINTIAQYTNSEASAVAHSIMGEWNPHAVEFDKLVNGAYSDTNRSKPYPFCLAYPLEKGPEELGSLAEWQAEYKWDGIRGQLIKREDEIHIWSRGEELVTAQFPEITEALKQWKGSFVLDGEILAVRDGRVLNFSELQKRINRKTIPKSLREEVPISVYLYDIVELDGIDLRDKPLAYRRTQLEQLSAANSDSTLQLSPLIQVQNWPALQDIQANSREVNSEGLMLKKKDSAYHAGRKKGDWWKWKVNPMSIDAVLIYAQKGSGRRSAHYTDYTFAIRDDDQLVTIAKAYSGLTDKEILEVSRFVKQNSLEKFGPVRTVKPELVFEIAFEGIGYSKRHKSGVALRFPRILRWRKDKTAAEIDSLEDIKKLIQ from the coding sequence ATGAAAGAATTTGCTACATTGATCCATGCGCTTGACAGCAGCAATAAGACCAACTCGAAGAAAGAAGCTATTTTAACCTTTTTCAACCAGGCTTCCGAAAAAGACAAACTTTGGTTTCTTGCCCTGATGACTGGCAAAAGACCAAAACGCAGCATCGCGATCAAGGATCTCAAAACATGGACCTTGGAAATCACAGGAATCCCCGAATGGTTATTTATAGAATCGTATGCTGCAGTAGGTGATCTGGCCGAGACCTTGTCGCTGCTGCTCCCACCACCGTCACAGCTGATCGAAAAAAGTCTGAGTGAATGGATGGACGAGATCATTGCCATTCGGGATGACAGTATAGCCCAAAAAAAAGCTTTTGTTCTTCGTTCCTGGAATGCACTAAATACCGTTGAGCGTTTCATTTTCAATAAGCTGCTTGGCGGAAGCTTCAGGTTAGGTGTTTCGGATAAGGGATTAATCAATACAATTGCGCAGTACACCAACAGCGAAGCAAGCGCAGTAGCGCATAGTATCATGGGCGAATGGAATCCGCATGCGGTAGAATTCGACAAACTCGTCAATGGCGCTTACAGCGATACCAACCGCTCCAAACCTTATCCATTCTGCCTTGCCTATCCTTTAGAAAAGGGCCCCGAAGAGCTAGGCTCCCTAGCCGAATGGCAGGCAGAATACAAATGGGACGGTATACGCGGCCAACTCATCAAGCGCGAAGATGAAATACATATCTGGTCTCGCGGAGAGGAACTCGTGACAGCGCAGTTCCCTGAAATTACCGAAGCCCTCAAACAATGGAAAGGAAGCTTTGTGCTTGACGGTGAGATCCTCGCCGTCAGAGACGGCCGTGTCCTCAACTTCTCTGAACTGCAAAAACGAATCAACCGAAAGACCATTCCAAAGTCGCTGCGTGAAGAAGTACCTATTTCAGTCTACCTTTATGATATTGTCGAACTGGATGGTATCGATCTGCGCGATAAGCCTCTTGCATACAGACGCACACAACTGGAACAGCTTTCAGCCGCAAACTCAGACAGCACGCTACAGCTTTCCCCCTTAATACAGGTGCAAAACTGGCCAGCCCTCCAAGACATACAGGCAAACTCGCGCGAGGTAAACAGCGAAGGACTAATGCTCAAGAAAAAGGACTCCGCTTATCATGCCGGCCGCAAAAAAGGCGACTGGTGGAAATGGAAGGTAAACCCCATGAGCATAGACGCTGTCCTCATTTATGCACAGAAAGGAAGTGGCCGCCGAAGTGCCCATTATACCGATTATACTTTTGCCATAAGGGATGATGATCAGCTTGTAACGATCGCAAAAGCCTATTCAGGTCTTACAGACAAGGAAATTCTAGAAGTTAGCCGCTTTGTGAAACAGAATTCATTAGAGAAATTCGGCCCAGTAAGAACCGTTAAACCTGAACTAGTTTTTGAAATTGCCTTTGAAGGCATTGGATACAGCAAACGTCATAAATCTGGTGTAGCGCTACGTTTTCCGAGGATATTACGCTGGCGAAAAGACAAGACCGCCGCAGAGATCGATAGTCTTGAAGATATTAAAAAGTTGATACAATAA
- a CDS encoding ligase-associated DNA damage response exonuclease, producing the protein MISFTSKGIYCVPGKFYLDPWQPVDLAVISHGHADHAHWGMKKYLCHHFTVNILRSRIGPDIQVQGLAYNEAIYINGVRVSLHPAGHIIGSAQIRLEHKGKVVVFTGDYKIQNDGLSTPFEPIKCHELITESTFGLPIYRWESVEQQNERLQAWIKNNQNNKKTSVFIGYSLGKSQRILNAVHEMGPVYVHYSIAKLNEAYSQAGIKLPNYRIADLKSELKQLDNQIVLLPPALLDSQLLQKIPHVAHAICSGWMQIRGARRWRSADAGFAISDHADWQGLLQAIRGSAAEKVYVTHGQTATFAKYLNEIGIEAEEVKTQYGDEEDPQTQTTE; encoded by the coding sequence ATGATAAGTTTTACATCAAAAGGTATTTACTGTGTTCCGGGCAAGTTTTATCTTGATCCATGGCAGCCAGTTGATTTGGCAGTCATCTCTCATGGTCACGCAGATCATGCCCATTGGGGAATGAAGAAATACCTCTGTCATCATTTTACAGTCAATATCTTACGCAGCCGCATAGGTCCAGACATCCAGGTTCAGGGCCTTGCCTACAACGAAGCGATATACATCAATGGTGTCAGAGTCTCTTTACATCCTGCTGGCCATATCATTGGCTCTGCACAGATACGCCTGGAACATAAAGGTAAAGTTGTGGTTTTTACGGGGGATTACAAGATTCAGAATGATGGCTTGTCCACGCCTTTTGAACCTATAAAGTGCCATGAGCTTATTACGGAAAGTACATTTGGGCTCCCCATTTACCGCTGGGAGTCTGTCGAACAGCAAAATGAACGCTTACAAGCCTGGATTAAAAACAACCAAAACAACAAAAAAACCTCCGTGTTTATTGGCTATTCGCTTGGAAAATCACAGCGCATTCTCAATGCTGTTCATGAGATGGGTCCCGTATACGTTCATTACAGCATTGCCAAGCTAAACGAAGCCTATAGTCAAGCAGGTATAAAATTACCAAATTACCGCATCGCCGATTTAAAATCGGAGCTCAAGCAGCTTGACAATCAAATTGTGCTGCTGCCGCCCGCTTTGCTGGACAGTCAACTTCTACAGAAAATACCGCATGTCGCCCATGCGATCTGCTCCGGATGGATGCAAATCCGTGGCGCACGGCGATGGCGCAGCGCTGATGCCGGCTTTGCGATCAGCGATCATGCCGACTGGCAGGGCTTATTGCAGGCGATACGTGGTAGTGCTGCCGAAAAAGTATATGTCACACACGGACAGACGGCAACATTTGCCAAATATCTGAATGAAATCGGTATTGAGGCCGAAGAAGTTAAGACGCAATACGGAGATGAAGAGGACCCTCAAACCCAAACAACAGAATAG